TTTTTTGACCGTGACCCGGTGCGGGCCGCGCGGGAGCTGCTGGGCGCGACCCTGGTGCGCGTGCTGCCGGGCGGCGAGGTGCTCGCGGGCCGGGTGGTCGAGGCCGAGGCCTACGACTGCATCCGCGACCCCGCCTGCACGGCCGGACGCTTTCACGCCGTCCGCACCCTGGCGATGGCGATCCCGCCCGGCCATTGGCTCTTCTGGACAGCGCACGGCCACCCCCTGCTGCAAGTCGCCTGCCGGGAGGAGGGCGTCTCGGCCAGCGTGCTGATCCGGGCACTGGAACCACTGGAGGGTGTCGGCCACATGCTGACCCACCGCCCGGTGACCCGCGAGCGTGACCTCACCAACGGCCCCGCCAAGCTCGTCTATGCGCTGGGGCTGAATCCTGAACAGATCGCCGGGCAGCCCGTCAACGGTCCGGCCCTGCATCTCCTGCCCGGCCCGGCCGTGCCCGACGAGCAGGTCGGGGTCACCGCCCGCGTCGGCTTGCTGGCGGGCAAGACCCTGCCGTGGCGCTTCCTGATTCGGGGGAATCCCTGGGTGTCGCCGGGGGTGCCGAGC
This region of Deinococcus sp. HSC-46F16 genomic DNA includes:
- a CDS encoding DNA-3-methyladenine glycosylase, coding for MPAPLSPTFFDRDPVRAARELLGATLVRVLPGGEVLAGRVVEAEAYDCIRDPACTAGRFHAVRTLAMAIPPGHWLFWTAHGHPLLQVACREEGVSASVLIRALEPLEGVGHMLTHRPVTRERDLTNGPAKLVYALGLNPEQIAGQPVNGPALHLLPGPAVPDEQVGVTARVGLLAGKTLPWRFLIRGNPWVSPGVPSMEL